The Impatiens glandulifera chromosome 3, dImpGla2.1, whole genome shotgun sequence genome contains a region encoding:
- the LOC124929654 gene encoding uncharacterized protein LOC124929654 has translation MRTRIEGLEDTRKNKRIKFINRPKFFVGDTVEVRSVEEGFLGSWHSGKVISCESQAIRVEYYHIVCDDDSGKKLIESVKISPAIQGRFYNHPSSKKKRGLIHPSPPHFDFDLRKLEYGHCVDVYYRDAFWEGVIFDHNDGADERKVIFPDIGDEMLVKICSLRISQDWNETSGEWQSREKWIFLHLVEELIENWPIHVSAKELWYGVRGKKIFMKLVDWTSNKMNVWNELMSEIISDYQFLALKHVLKLLDVESDNEQNLSDATTTQSDLVIFKDEERKDNGWSVVGASIVPDVKSDEKSVSDYCNLHRDGGKDHFGDTKTKARQHLVSVGWKIESIRDGKRGFLRMRYTSPEGKVFMSLIHACYAVLGYKSEKDLPPKSSHSRVSEKLQESVVNSPNEAFYEPEYNHEALLEYVSIGSKDKNDHTWYRKPHVKELQLKVRKHLSFLGWKFGNSTRRGKRDLRYYSPWGRVQTSLFKVCKQYLKDRFGLQKNLFLQQEIFNESREIVVQHESTLAVQHESTQASPSNLLSVNEALVKKNSEDLVCKRVGNENPTTSFSSKPRTELSWLIDNDMVIPKTKVYYICEIDQRRLAEGEITPEGIKCVCCEHVFVIAKFETHAGIIDHNRSATSLLLEDGRTLLECQSQLKNRNNIICLREKFKEAPTPDMQSDNINDYICSICRLGGELLLCDKCPSSYHIDCLGLKNVPEGDWFCPTCCCGSCGGSDFSEDVNGVKNDIFLYCHQCQHKYHNGCVKENRHGIMGSSFCSKSCEEIFCTMESLLGKCISVGENLTLTIWKGVCFNDGHKKEAESYSKLNVAINLMHECFEPVEDPGTKRDLVEDVIFCRRSELNRLNFEGFFTIVLEKNDELVSVANFRIHGEKVAEMPLVGTRFQYRRSGMCRILINELEKMLINLGIQRIVLPAVPSVVDTWRNAFGFSIMSRKEKLMFLNHTFLDFQGTVMCQKVLRKVLRNESPQIQLFPYSENETKVCDEALDGTAMYLKANKTDQVEEKRIVKQEYSSHNKDDLIVASAELGEQKTQFDGFVMFYKRRCKFANVKTTRGYMCLNIVYSGALYIHEHCIFMNILRPLVQVQQLKTHDSSFSNGFSNEYM, from the exons AAGGATTCTTAGGCTCATGGCATAGTGGGAAAGTAATTTCTTGTGAATCTCAAGCTATAAGAGTTGAATATTATCACATTGTGTGTGATGATGATTCTGGGAAAAAACTGATTGAGTCTGTGAAGATTAGTCCTGCTATTCAAGGAAGATTTTATAATCATCCAtcttcaaaaaagaaaagaggcTTGATACATCCATCTCCTcctcattttgattttgatttgcgGAAGCTGGAATATGGTCATTGCGTTGATGTTTATTACCGAGATGCTTTTTGGGAAGGTGTGATATTCGATCACAATGATGGTGCGGATGAACGAAAAGTTATATTTCCAGATATCGGTGATGAAATGTTGGTGAAAATTTGCAGCCTACGAATATCTCAGGATTGGAATGAGACTAGCGGTGAATGGCAGTCACGGGAAAAATGGATATTTCTTCATTTGGTCGAGGAACTCATTGAAAATTGGCCTATACATGTTTCAGCAAAGGAGTTATGGTATGGAGTTCGAGGAAAGAAGATTTTTATGAAACTTGTAGACTGGACATCGAATAAGATGAATGTCTGGAACGAATTGATGTCAGAAATTATTTCTGATTATCAATTCCTTGCTTTGAAACATGTATTGAAATTGTTAGATGTTGAATCTGACAATGAGCAAAATCTTTCAGATGCCACCACAACCCAAAGTGATTTGGTTATATTcaaagatgaagaaagaaaagataatGGATGGTCAGTTGTAGGAGCTAGCATTGTTCCAGATGTTAAGTCTGACGAGAAGTCAGTGAGTGATTATTGTAATTTACATAGAGACGGTGGAAAAGATCACTTTGGCGATACAAAAACTAAAGCTCGGCAACATTTGGTTTCAGTTGGATGGAAGATCGAGTCTATAAGAGATGGAAAAAGAGGCTTTCTTAGAATGCGTTATACTTCTCCTGAAGGAAAAGTCTTCATGTCACTTATTCATGCATGTTATGCTGTGCTTGGATATAAATCAGAAAAGGATCTGCCACCCAAAAGTTCCCATTCTCGGGTTTCTGAGAAATTACAAGAATCTGTAGTAAATTCTCCTAATGAGGCATTTTATGAACCTGAATATAATCATGAAGCCTTATTGGAGTATGTTTCAATTGGATCCAAAGATAAGAATGATCATACTTGGTACAGGAAGCCTCATGTTAAAGAACTTCAATTGAAAGTACGAAAGCATCTCTCTTTTCTTGGATGGAAATTCGGTAACTCTACAAGAAGAGGTAAAAGGGATTTACGATATTACTCACCATGGGGGAGGGTACAAACGTCTCTTTTTAAAGTGTGCAAGCAATATTTGAAAGATAGATTTGGTTTGCAGAAAAACTTATTTCTACAACAAGAAATCTTTAATGAATCGAGGGAGATTGTTGTTCAACATGAAAGCACTTTGGCTGTTCAACATGAAAGCACTCAAGCTAGTCCTTCTAACTTGTTGAGTGTAAACGAGGCATTAGTAAAAAAGAATTCGGAAGATTTGGTTTGCAAAAGAGTTGGAAATGAAAATCCCACCACTTCTTTCAGTTCGAAACCTCGAACTGAATTGTCTTGGTTAATAGACAATGATATGGTGATCCCTAAGACTAAAGTATATTATATTTGCGAAATTGATCAACGTCGCTTAGCTGAAGGAGAGATTACACCAGAAGGAATAAAATGTGTTTGCTGCGAGCATGTTTTTGTTATTGCAAAATTTGAGACTCATGCTGGCATTATTGACCATAATAGATCAGCTACCAGTTTACTTTTGGAGGATGGAAGAACTCTTTTAGAGTGTCAATCACAATTGAAGAAtcgaaataatataatatgctTGAGAGAAAAGTTTAAAGAGGCACCAACTCCCGATATGCAAAGTGATAATATAAACGATTATATATGTTCTATTTGTCGTCTTGGTGGAGAATTACTTTTGTGCGATAAATGTCCATCCTCATATCATATTGATTGTCTTGGTCTTAAG AATGTTCCCGAGGGCGACTGGTTTTGTCCAACGTGTTGTTGTGGATCTTGTGGAGGAAGCGATTTTTCAGAAGATGTTAATGGAgtgaaaaatgatatttttctctATTGCCACCAATGCCAACATAAGT atcatAACGGGTGCGTGAAGGAAAACAGACATGGAATCATGGGAAGTAGTTTTTGCAGCAAAAGTTGTGAAGAG ATATTTTGTACTATGGAGTCACTTTTGGGAAAATGTATTTCCGTGGGCGAAAATTTAACATTGACAATATGGAAAGGTGTTTGTTTTAATGATGGTCATAAGAAAGAAGCAGAGAGTTATAGCAAATTGAATGTTGCTATTAATTTGATGCATGAATGTTTTGAGCCCGTGGAAGACCCTGGAACTAAAAGAGATTTAGTTGAAGATGTTATTTTTTGTCGAAG ATCTGAGTTGAATCGTTTGAATTTCGAAGGATTCTTTACCATAGTTTTGGAAAAAAATGACGAGCTAGTTTCAGTGGCTAACTTTAG GATTCATGGAGAGAAAGTTGCAGAAATGCCTCTCGTAGGCACAAGATTTCAGTACCGTAGATCTGGAATGTGTCGCATCTTGATTAATGAGCttgaaaag ATGTTAATAAACTTAGGTATACAGAGAATTGTATTACCGGCAGTTCCTAGTGTCGTCGATACGTGGAGAAACGCTTTTGGGTTTTCTATAATGTCGAGAAAAGAAAAGTTAATGTTTTTGAATCACACCTTCTTAGATTTTCAAGGCACGGTTATGTGTCAAAAGGTGCTACGAAAGGTGCTACGAAATGAGTCGCCGCAAATACAATTATTTCCTTATTCAG AGAACGAGACAAAAGTATGTGATGAAGCTCTTGACGGCACTGCTATGTATTTGAAGGCAAACAAGACTGATCAAGTTGAAGAGAAGAGAATAGTGAAACAAGAATATTCTTCCCA TAATAAGGATGACCTAATTGTTGCAAGTGCAGAATTAGGAGAGCAGAAGACCCAATTTGATGGATTTGTCATGTTTTACAAACGCAGATGCAAGTTCGCTAATGTCAAGACCACACGAG GATATATGTGTCTAAACATTGTATATTCAGGAGCATTGTATATTCACGAGCATTGTATATTCATGAACATT CTTCGTCCCTTAGTTCAAGTTCAGCAACTGAAGACCCACGACTCTTCGTTCTCAAATGGGTTCTCAAATGAGTATATGTGA